TTTGCTGTACCACTTTGGCTCAAAGCGGAATTTTTGAGAGGCCATTTTTCTAAACTTATAATCTAAATTCTTATCAATTACAATAGTAACTCTTTTTTCATCACTTGCTTTAGATACCATATAATCCCAACTATGAATTTTTTATACTTTTTAATACTTTTTAATCTGTTTACTATATATAACTATTTATAAAAAAACACGCTTAAATCAATGTTTTCGAGAATTACTATAATATATGGTTTTTATTAATAAAAAGATTTTCTATAAAGCTTTTAAATTAGAAAATAAGAATTATTATTAATAATTGACTCAATATTAAGACAATTTTTCAAACTCAAATCAATATTAAAATCAAATAAAAAAAAAATAGAAAAGAAAAAAATTAATTTTAAAATCAAATAAAAAATTAGAAAATTAAAAAAATCAATTGTGAAAAAAAGAAAGATGAAATTATCCGATTAAAACATCATCTTCCATAATTATTTCCCCATTGACTATTGTCATGGTTGCTTTTCCCTTATATGAAAGACCATCGAATGGAGAGTATTCCGCTTTTGTATAGAAATTGTCCATATCAAAGACTCCCTCCTTATTTAAATCAACCACTACCAAATCTGCATCGAATCCTTCCTTGATGAACCCCTTGTTTTCAAGATTAAACCTTTTGGCAGCATTTTCTGAAAATATTTTTGGAATCAGATTCAAGTCGAGATTTGATCTATTGACCTCAGTCAGCAATAGGGATAAAACGGTTTCCAATGAAGGAATGCCTGGACTTGAATCCCAAACTCCTTTGGTCTTCTCTTCCAAACTGTGAGGGGCATGATCAGTACCTATCATTGAATTTCCATCCAAATACTTTACTGTAATGTTTTTGCCTTTTTCCCTTAAAGGAGGATTGGTTTTTATGAGTGTGCCGAATTCATTGAATGCAGTATTGTCATATAATAAGTGATGAGGAGTGAATTCAAAGCTGATATTATTGGAAATTGCCAAATTCATTGCATTTCTAGTGCTTAAATGACAAATATGCAAATCCACTCCATGCTTTTTAGAAAGTTCAATGGCTTGAAGAACTGATGCATCTTCAGCCTCTGCAGGCCTACCATAGCTATATGCAATGGCTTCACTCTCTTCCTGCAATTTTTCAGTTGAATCTAAAACAATATCTCTTTTTTCTGCATGGACTGTTACAATTGGTTTTTTGCTTAAATTGGAAATGTCTTCAAAAATCTTATCCAAATCATCATCATTCTCCAAGTCCATAAAGACTTTAAAGGACATAGGATTGAGCTCAAGGATTTTTTCCATCTCCTCAAGTGTGGAATATCCTGCATGAAGCCCGAAATTGACTACAGATTTGGACTCTGCAATCTTTTGCTTTTCCTTAAATGCCTTATATGTATTGGTTTTAGGAACAGTGTTAGGCATATCCATGACAAATGTAAAACCACCATGTGCAGCAGCCATTGACCCAGTCCTGAAATCTTCCTTATAGGTTAATCCAGGATCTCTAAAATGAACATGAGGGTCAATAAGGCCAGGCAATACCAACTGTCCGTTAAGATCTATCTCCTTATCTCCTTCAATTGAAGATTTTGATATTTTTGCTATCTTTCCATCTTCAATAGCTAAAGACACTCCATCAGAATAATCCAATAACTTAAGATTTTTTAAAACTAAATCAAACATAAAACCACTGAAACATTTATAAAATATTTGAAATTATTAAAATTATTTTAAGATAACTTTAAAACTAAAGAAATTTTCTAAAATGATGAAAATTTTTACTTGAATCAATAATAATTCTATAATTAATTTAATATTTAATTTAATGTTTAATAAATTTGATTAAAAAAATAGAAAAACTCACTTAAAAAAAGTAAAAAAATGTAAAAAAAAGTAAAAAAAAGTAATAAAAAAAGGCACTTAACCCCACGTTAAGTGCCTTAACCTAAATTTAGGTTTCAATTTTGTTTTGTGTTTGTAACTTATCTATTTTAAGAAAAGTGCTTCAGGAGTACATTTTGCGATACATTGTTCACAGAGTGTACAGAATCCAGCAATAGGTAAGTTAACTTTGTATGCTTTGTGTAACATATCATATGGACATGCGTCAATACATTCTCCACATTCGTCACATTTAGATGGGTTGAAGATGATTCTATCTCTAGATACTACTTCACCATCAATTTCTTTGTCTACGTAGTCTAAGATTAATGCATCGTTAGGACAAACATTTGCACAAGCACCACATCTTACACACATTACGAAAGATTGCTCGCCCATGTCTTTCTGACGGGAAGGTACTTCCATTCCTCTTTTAGTAACTACTTTTATAGCTTCAGTAGGACATTTTAAAGCACAACCACCATCATAGAGACATTTTTCTTCGTCCCTACAGATACCTTCAGTAGCGGTGAATTTAGATGCTCCATATTCAACATCTAAGTCAATTGCATCTACTGGACATACATTTACACAAAGACCACATGCAGCACATACTTCAGGAAGAGCTACAGTCAAGTCAGATTTAGGAGTAATGAATTTTCCAGGACAAATGTCAACACAGGAATTACAACCGATACATGCTTCAGCGTCTAAAGTGAATGATTTCATGTCTTTAGTACGTTTGATAGGGTTTGCATTTTCTGCGATGAAAATTGCGTTCCATGGACAGGATTGTGAACATACTCCACATTGGATACATTTGTCTTCATCCACTTCGATAGGTTCACCGTAAGCGGATAAGGTGATTGCATCTACAGGACATTCAGCTAAACATACGCCACATCCTTTACAATCATCAATGTATACACGGCCTTCTGGTTCAATAACTCTGCTTGCAGGTTCTTTTACTCCAGGAACTCCGATAACGTCTACAGGACAAATGTCAACACATTTTTGACACATTACACAGAATCCTTTAAGGAGTTGAGAATCTTCTGCATCTAATTTAAGAGTATTGGAAGGACATGCGTCTACACAATCTCCACATTCATCACATTTGGTTTTGTTAAAGATTAATCTAACTTGAGTGTTTCCTTCTTCATCAATAGCTATGTCTTCTACTTGTAAAGCGCCTTTGGTACAGACTTCTGCACATTTAGGTTCTTCACTACAAGTATCACAGTAAACGATGTGATCGCCTACTTCAATAGCTGCTGTAGGACAAACGCCTTCACATGCTCCACATTTAATACAGCTATCTTCGTTGAATACTATCATTTTAACACTCCAAAGTTAGATTTTTTTAATCATATTTCCTTCACTGTCATATACTTCTACAGTAGCTAAT
This DNA window, taken from Methanobrevibacter sp., encodes the following:
- a CDS encoding 4Fe-4S binding protein — protein: MIVFNEDSCIKCGACEGVCPTAAIEVGDHIVYCDTCSEEPKCAEVCTKGALQVEDIAIDEEGNTQVRLIFNKTKCDECGDCVDACPSNTLKLDAEDSQLLKGFCVMCQKCVDICPVDVIGVPGVKEPASRVIEPEGRVYIDDCKGCGVCLAECPVDAITLSAYGEPIEVDEDKCIQCGVCSQSCPWNAIFIAENANPIKRTKDMKSFTLDAEACIGCNSCVDICPGKFITPKSDLTVALPEVCAACGLCVNVCPVDAIDLDVEYGASKFTATEGICRDEEKCLYDGGCALKCPTEAIKVVTKRGMEVPSRQKDMGEQSFVMCVRCGACANVCPNDALILDYVDKEIDGEVVSRDRIIFNPSKCDECGECIDACPYDMLHKAYKVNLPIAGFCTLCEQCIAKCTPEALFLK
- a CDS encoding dihydroorotase family protein; its protein translation is MFDLVLKNLKLLDYSDGVSLAIEDGKIAKISKSSIEGDKEIDLNGQLVLPGLIDPHVHFRDPGLTYKEDFRTGSMAAAHGGFTFVMDMPNTVPKTNTYKAFKEKQKIAESKSVVNFGLHAGYSTLEEMEKILELNPMSFKVFMDLENDDDLDKIFEDISNLSKKPIVTVHAEKRDIVLDSTEKLQEESEAIAYSYGRPAEAEDASVLQAIELSKKHGVDLHICHLSTRNAMNLAISNNISFEFTPHHLLYDNTAFNEFGTLIKTNPPLREKGKNITVKYLDGNSMIGTDHAPHSLEEKTKGVWDSSPGIPSLETVLSLLLTEVNRSNLDLNLIPKIFSENAAKRFNLENKGFIKEGFDADLVVVDLNKEGVFDMDNFYTKAEYSPFDGLSYKGKATMTIVNGEIIMEDDVLIG